Part of the Imperialibacter roseus genome, TGAGAATTTCATGCGCAAAGCGCAGGTGAAAGCAGGTTATGACCAGGTGGTGTCACCGCATATAGGAAGCAAGGAGCTATACGTAACATCTGGTCACTACGAAAAATACGGCAAGGATTCGTTTCAACCCATCAACACACCGGAAGAGGGAGAAGAGTTTCTTTTGAAACCCATGAACTGCCCTCACCACTGTGAGATGTACAAAAGCAAGCCAAGGTCGTACAAGGACTTGCCTGTGAGGTACGCTGAATTTGGTACGGTTTACCGCTACGAGCAGAGTGGCGAGCTACATGGCTTGACCCGTGTGAGGGGCTTTACTCAGGACGATGCGCATATTTTCTGCCGCCCCGACCAGGTGAAAGAGGAGTTTGCCAAGGTAATAGACCTGGTATTGTATGTGTTTAAGTCTTTGGGCTTTAGCGATTACAATGCCCAGGTGTCGTTAAGAGATCCTGAGACACCAGAAAAATATATCGGTACTGAGGAGAACTGGGTAATTGCAGAGAATGCGATTATAGAGGTAGCCGCTGCAAAGGGACTAAAAACAACTGTAGAGCTTGGGGAAGCAGCTTTTTACGGCCCTAAGCTCGATTTTATGGTGAAGGATGCTCTTGGCAGAAACTGGCAGCTCGGAACCATTCAAGTCGACTACACTTTGCCCGATCGCTTCGAGCTGGAATATGTTGGAGCCGATAATCAGAAGCACAGGCCGGTAATGATCCATAGAGCACCCTTTGGTTCAATGGAGCGTTTCGTAGCTATTCTGATAGAAAGCACTGCGGGTGAGTTCCCGTTATGGTTATCGCCTGAGCAGATTGCCATTCTGCCTATTTCGGAGAAATTCCACGACTATGCCAATCAGGTTAGACTGATGCTCCAGGAGAATGACATCCGGGGCAATGTGGATGAAAGAGATGAGAAAATAGGCCGGAAGATCAGGGATGCGGAAATCAAAAAGATCCCATTCATGTTGATCGTAGGGGAGAAGGAAGCGGAGAGTAAAACCATTGCCCTTAGGGAGCATGGCAAGGGAGATATTGGCACCTTTTCGGGCAGTGAATTTGTTGACTATTTTGGAAAGCGAATAAAAATGAGTCTGGCAGGCGAAAAAGAAGCCTGAGGATTATTGCAGGCTATTTATAAAAGCGGCTTGCTGCTTTTGATTAGTAGAATTTTTGTGGATATTTGCATCCTTGTTTTGAAACCTAAATACGGAGGTATAAAATTTTAAGACCGAGACCACGAGGTTTTAGGGGTAAACCTGAAGAGCCTTACAAGATTAATGAGAGAATTGAAGCCCGTGAGGTAAGGGTAATTGCCGAAGATGGAAATCTTGGCGTTATTCCAACCCGGGATGCAATCAAAATTGCCAAAGAGCAAAACCTGGATTTGGTAGAGATTTCTCCTACTGCAGTTCCTCCTGTTTGCCGTATAGTTGACTATTCAAAGTTCAAATACGAGCAAAAGAAGAAACAGAAGGAGATCAAGGCCAAAGCTCAGAAGACTGTCAT contains:
- the thrS gene encoding threonine--tRNA ligase, producing the protein MSNEKIKLTLPDGSVREYDKGVTGLDVAMSISEGLARNVLAAKFNGNVIDAFRVITEDGTFQLLTWNDKEGKSTFWHSSAHLMAEALEALYPGVKLGIGPPIENGFYYDVDFGDREFTAAELPKIEEKMLELARQKNAFSRRDISKKDAVAYFEKKGDPYKLELIADLTDGTISFYEQGNFTDLCRGPHIPNTGFIKATKILNIAGAYWRGNEKNKQLTRLYGITFPKQGELKEYLELLEEAKKRDHRKIGKELELFTFSEKVGKGLPLWLPKGAILRERLENFMRKAQVKAGYDQVVSPHIGSKELYVTSGHYEKYGKDSFQPINTPEEGEEFLLKPMNCPHHCEMYKSKPRSYKDLPVRYAEFGTVYRYEQSGELHGLTRVRGFTQDDAHIFCRPDQVKEEFAKVIDLVLYVFKSLGFSDYNAQVSLRDPETPEKYIGTEENWVIAENAIIEVAAAKGLKTTVELGEAAFYGPKLDFMVKDALGRNWQLGTIQVDYTLPDRFELEYVGADNQKHRPVMIHRAPFGSMERFVAILIESTAGEFPLWLSPEQIAILPISEKFHDYANQVRLMLQENDIRGNVDERDEKIGRKIRDAEIKKIPFMLIVGEKEAESKTIALREHGKGDIGTFSGSEFVDYFGKRIKMSLAGEKEA
- the infC gene encoding translation initiation factor IF-3 codes for the protein MLRPRPRGFRGKPEEPYKINERIEAREVRVIAEDGNLGVIPTRDAIKIAKEQNLDLVEISPTAVPPVCRIVDYSKFKYEQKKKQKEIKAKAQKTVIKEIRFGPNTDDHDFNFKLKHAINFLKEGSKVKAYVQFVGRTIVFKERGEILLLKFAQELEEYGKVEQLPRLEGKRMSLFVAPKVAKK